In the genome of Terribacillus sp. FSL K6-0262, one region contains:
- a CDS encoding ABC transporter ATP-binding protein, protein MDQNRLEKKPFDWRLFLALVKGTNPPRGIVMTALIMSLLTTGVGFTVPLFTKNLVDGFSGQSFTGGQIAILVMAFVLQALASGLSIYLLAKVGHHVVAKLRERLWEKLLHLPIRFHHNNETGETLSRVTNDTTIVKELITDHLTSFVTGIISIVGSIIILLILDWKMTIVMLLAVPIAILIIMVLGRQMYRVSKTMQEETAKFTAVLNQVLPEMKLVKASNAERVELERGNKGIRSLFTYGLKEAKIQALLSPLMLFIMMLLLVTIIGYGGVRVASGALSAGDMVAFILYLFQIIMPMTQLSMFFTHLQKAMGATERIYDVLGEEIEDADRGKSIQQVDGDLHIEHVSFAYHSEQVLHDLSFTAPAGKVTAIAGPSGGGKSTLFGLLERYYEPTSGMIRLADTPIQDYKLQDWRRQIGYVAQETALLSGTIRENICYGLEREVSDEELERVSEMAYAKQFIEELPDGYETKVGERGIKLSGGQRQRIAIARALLRDPQILMLDEATSSLDSSSEIYVQQALQNLMRDRTTFVIAHRLSTIVDADQIVFIEKGSITGIGTHEELFKQHDLYREFASQQQLLAGKME, encoded by the coding sequence ATGGATCAAAACCGATTAGAAAAGAAACCATTTGATTGGCGGCTATTCCTGGCATTGGTCAAAGGGACGAACCCGCCGCGAGGAATTGTCATGACGGCATTGATCATGAGTCTATTGACGACGGGTGTCGGATTCACTGTTCCGTTGTTCACGAAAAATCTGGTGGACGGTTTCAGCGGGCAATCGTTCACTGGCGGTCAAATTGCCATACTGGTAATGGCTTTCGTGCTGCAGGCGCTGGCCAGTGGATTGTCCATTTACTTGCTGGCCAAAGTCGGACATCATGTCGTAGCGAAACTGCGGGAGCGTTTATGGGAGAAGCTATTGCATCTTCCGATTCGTTTTCACCATAACAATGAAACAGGCGAGACGCTCAGCCGCGTGACGAATGATACAACGATTGTCAAAGAGCTGATTACAGATCATCTGACTAGCTTCGTGACTGGCATCATATCGATTGTCGGCTCCATCATCATTTTGCTTATCCTCGATTGGAAGATGACCATCGTCATGCTGCTGGCTGTTCCGATAGCCATCCTTATCATCATGGTGCTTGGACGTCAGATGTATCGGGTATCAAAGACGATGCAGGAAGAGACGGCTAAATTCACAGCTGTCCTGAATCAAGTCCTTCCGGAAATGAAGCTCGTCAAAGCTTCCAATGCCGAGCGTGTCGAATTGGAACGCGGGAACAAAGGGATCCGGTCATTATTCACATATGGCTTGAAGGAAGCAAAGATACAGGCGCTGCTTTCACCGCTCATGCTGTTCATCATGATGCTTCTGCTGGTGACCATCATTGGTTACGGCGGGGTACGTGTCGCATCGGGTGCATTGTCAGCAGGAGATATGGTTGCCTTCATTCTGTATTTGTTTCAGATCATCATGCCGATGACACAGCTGTCGATGTTCTTCACACACCTGCAGAAGGCGATGGGGGCGACGGAGCGTATTTATGATGTACTTGGAGAAGAAATAGAGGATGCAGATAGAGGTAAATCCATTCAGCAGGTGGATGGGGATTTGCATATTGAACATGTGAGCTTTGCTTATCACTCAGAACAAGTATTGCATGATCTTAGTTTTACCGCTCCTGCCGGTAAGGTGACGGCTATTGCCGGACCAAGCGGCGGGGGGAAATCGACACTTTTTGGCTTGCTGGAGCGGTATTACGAACCGACAAGCGGCATGATCAGGCTGGCTGATACGCCTATCCAGGATTACAAGCTGCAGGACTGGCGGCGTCAAATCGGGTATGTGGCACAGGAGACAGCATTATTATCCGGCACGATCCGTGAGAACATCTGTTATGGCTTGGAGCGAGAGGTGTCGGATGAAGAATTGGAACGCGTATCGGAGATGGCTTATGCCAAGCAATTCATCGAAGAGCTGCCGGATGGTTATGAGACGAAGGTGGGAGAACGGGGAATCAAGCTCTCTGGCGGGCAGCGCCAGCGTATAGCTATCGCCAGGGCGCTCTTGCGTGATCCGCAGATCCTGATGCTGGATGAAGCGACCTCAAGTCTGGATAGCAGTTCGGAAATCTATGTCCAGCAAGCGCTGCAAAATCTGATGCGGGATCGGACTACCTTTGTGATAGCTCACCGGCTGTCGACAATTGTGGATGCCGATCAAATCGTCTTCATTGAAAAAGGAAGCATAACAGGTATTGGAACCCATGAGGAGTTATTCAAGCAGCACGACCTGTATCGTGAGTTCGCATCACAGCAGCAGCTGCTGGCAGGTAAGATGGAATAA
- a CDS encoding GNAT family protein — MFTHRIDSATYLKLLEQHDSDKLFQLIDSSREHLRQWLPWVDQNTTVEHSRQFIQQTLEQFAANDGFTAGIWYQGALAGVIGFHKIDWQNRSTSLGYWLGEDYTGLGLMQKSVSKCLDYAFLELRLNRVEIRCAIGNVRSRRIPEKLGFTHEGTIRQAERLVYGYVNHNVYGMLLEEWEAKENSKTNDDEAKG; from the coding sequence ATGTTTACACATCGTATTGACTCAGCCACTTATTTGAAGCTTTTGGAGCAGCACGATAGCGATAAGCTGTTCCAGCTGATCGACAGCTCCCGTGAGCACTTACGGCAATGGCTTCCTTGGGTAGATCAGAATACGACTGTCGAGCACAGCAGGCAATTCATCCAGCAAACACTGGAGCAATTCGCCGCCAATGACGGCTTTACTGCCGGAATATGGTATCAAGGAGCTTTAGCCGGAGTGATCGGCTTCCATAAGATTGACTGGCAAAATCGTTCCACCAGCTTGGGGTATTGGCTGGGAGAGGATTACACCGGTCTGGGCCTGATGCAGAAATCCGTCAGCAAATGCCTTGATTATGCCTTTCTTGAACTTCGGTTGAACCGGGTCGAAATCCGTTGTGCAATCGGGAATGTACGAAGCAGGAGAATCCCGGAGAAGCTCGGCTTCACGCATGAAGGAACAATCCGCCAAGCAGAAAGGCTCGTCTATGGATATGTGAACCATAATGTCTATGGCATGCTGCTGGAAGAATGGGAAGCAAAAGAAAACAGTAAGACGAACGATGATGAGGCAAAAGGTTAA
- a CDS encoding DUF3243 family protein: MTDEARAQNTVKNLPQEEKNEILNNFHDFQDYLGNKVKQGERLGLSEEALTKAAQRVADYLAENEEPRNREEYLLKQLWLAADEENKKPLANTLVKLAARTN; this comes from the coding sequence ATGACAGATGAAGCTCGCGCGCAAAATACTGTGAAAAATTTACCTCAAGAAGAAAAAAACGAGATCCTGAACAACTTCCATGACTTCCAGGATTATTTAGGAAACAAAGTGAAACAAGGGGAACGCCTCGGTTTGAGCGAAGAGGCTTTGACAAAAGCCGCCCAGCGCGTTGCCGATTATCTTGCGGAAAATGAAGAACCTCGCAATCGTGAAGAGTACTTGCTCAAACAGCTATGGCTTGCAGCTGATGAAGAGAACAAAAAGCCACTTGCGAATACACTCGTGAAGCTGGCTGCCCGAACAAATTAA
- a CDS encoding isochorismatase family cysteine hydrolase — protein sequence MKALINIDYTNDFVAENGALTCGEPGREIEERLTAITSGFIESGDYVVFAIDKHEEGDAFHPETKLYPPHNIEGTQGRDLYGRLAEVYETAKQKANVYFMDKTRYSAFAGTDLLQRLKERGIEEIHVIGVATDICVFHTLVDAYNYGFKIIVHADAVASFHQEGHSYALHHFKNVLGAEVVEGGKEK from the coding sequence ATGAAGGCATTGATCAATATCGATTATACCAATGATTTTGTGGCAGAAAACGGAGCGCTCACTTGCGGGGAGCCTGGACGTGAGATCGAGGAGCGGCTGACAGCGATCACCTCCGGATTCATCGAGAGTGGGGACTATGTTGTTTTTGCCATCGATAAGCATGAGGAAGGGGATGCATTCCATCCGGAAACAAAGCTGTATCCGCCCCACAATATCGAAGGGACACAGGGGAGGGATTTGTACGGAAGACTTGCCGAGGTATATGAAACGGCAAAACAGAAAGCGAATGTGTACTTTATGGATAAGACAAGGTACAGTGCATTTGCTGGTACCGACCTGCTGCAGCGGCTCAAGGAACGAGGGATTGAGGAAATCCATGTGATTGGCGTGGCCACGGATATTTGTGTTTTTCACACGCTTGTCGATGCTTATAACTATGGCTTCAAAATCATCGTCCATGCCGATGCGGTGGCGAGCTTCCATCAGGAAGGGCATTCCTATGCGCTGCATCATTTTAAAAACGTATTAGGTGCTGAAGTTGTCGAAGGAGGAAAGGAAAAATGA
- a CDS encoding nicotinate phosphoribosyltransferase, with protein MTYYQDDSTALHTDLYQINMAQTYWKDGKHNRKAVFELFFRKQPFGNGFAVFAGLERVIDYLKDFRFSNSDLDYLEQELGYDGAFIAYLRELRFTGDLYSMQEGELVFGTEPIIRVEAPLAQAQLIETALLNIVNYQTLIATKAARIMQVLDEGDTAMEFGSRRAQEMDAAIWGTRAAYIGGFHATSNVRAGKKFGIPVAGTHAHALVQAYIDEYEAFRKYAESHVDCTFLVDTYDTLKSGVPNAIRVAKEMGDKINFNAIRLDSGDLAYLSKQARKMLDEAGFTETKITASNDLDEETIGALKAQGAKIDNWGIGTKLITAYDQPALGAVYKIVSIEDDNGNMVDTIKISANPEKVSTPGLKRVYRIINRVNQKSEGDYIALKDEKPEDEKRLKMFHPTYPYISKFVTDFEAKELQQPIFRNGELVYELPSLKETREYVKHSLTYLWDEYKRTHNPEAYPVDLSTACWNNKMQLIEHIKSQLEEK; from the coding sequence ATGACATATTATCAGGACGATAGCACTGCATTGCATACCGACCTTTATCAAATCAATATGGCCCAGACATATTGGAAGGATGGAAAACATAATCGCAAAGCCGTATTCGAACTGTTTTTCCGTAAGCAGCCATTTGGCAATGGCTTTGCCGTCTTTGCCGGCTTGGAGCGTGTCATCGATTACCTGAAGGATTTCCGCTTCTCGAACTCCGATTTGGACTATCTGGAGCAGGAGCTTGGATATGATGGAGCATTCATCGCCTACTTGCGCGAGCTGCGTTTTACTGGCGATTTGTACAGCATGCAGGAGGGGGAGCTGGTTTTCGGTACCGAACCGATCATCCGGGTGGAAGCGCCGCTGGCCCAGGCCCAGCTCATCGAAACGGCTTTGCTGAATATCGTGAACTATCAAACGCTGATTGCCACGAAAGCAGCCCGTATCATGCAGGTCTTGGATGAGGGGGATACTGCAATGGAATTCGGCTCCCGGCGTGCCCAAGAGATGGATGCAGCCATTTGGGGGACCAGGGCTGCCTACATCGGCGGGTTCCATGCTACGTCGAATGTGAGAGCGGGTAAGAAATTCGGCATCCCGGTTGCCGGTACGCATGCCCACGCACTTGTACAGGCATATATCGACGAGTATGAGGCCTTTCGCAAGTATGCAGAAAGCCATGTGGACTGTACTTTCCTTGTAGATACGTATGATACATTGAAGTCGGGTGTGCCTAATGCCATCAGGGTAGCAAAAGAAATGGGAGATAAAATCAATTTCAATGCCATTCGGCTGGATAGCGGAGATCTCGCTTATTTGTCAAAGCAAGCGCGCAAGATGCTGGATGAAGCGGGTTTCACGGAAACGAAAATAACTGCCTCCAATGATTTGGATGAGGAAACAATCGGGGCATTGAAGGCACAGGGCGCAAAGATCGACAATTGGGGCATCGGCACCAAGCTCATAACCGCGTATGATCAGCCTGCATTGGGGGCCGTTTATAAAATCGTCTCCATCGAGGATGACAATGGCAATATGGTCGATACAATCAAAATCAGCGCCAATCCTGAAAAAGTATCCACCCCTGGTTTGAAACGTGTCTATCGGATCATAAATCGGGTCAATCAGAAATCGGAGGGGGATTATATTGCGCTAAAGGATGAAAAGCCAGAGGATGAAAAGAGGCTTAAGATGTTCCACCCGACTTATCCGTACATCAGTAAGTTCGTAACGGACTTCGAGGCGAAGGAGCTTCAGCAGCCTATTTTCCGGAATGGCGAGCTCGTCTATGAGCTGCCATCACTGAAAGAGACGCGTGAATATGTGAAGCACAGCCTCACCTATCTATGGGATGAATATAAACGGACACATAACCCCGAAGCGTATCCTGTCGACTTGAGCACAGCTTGCTGGAACAATAAGATGCAATTGATTGAACACATCAAGTCACAGCTGGAGGAGAAGTGA
- a CDS encoding GNAT family N-acetyltransferase gives MIAIRPYQTEDLRSIISLLKTEGWTTLAADPKRFDQAMKGSAPALVAVKDGMISGYIRCITDKVITLLVAELLVADSLRGQGVGGRLLQEAHDLFPSTRMEMLATSTSKSYYEQKKFRPFYGFRKTYAE, from the coding sequence ATGATAGCGATACGTCCCTATCAGACGGAAGATCTGCGCTCGATCATTTCATTATTAAAGACAGAGGGCTGGACTACACTCGCCGCTGATCCCAAGCGCTTCGACCAAGCGATGAAGGGATCGGCTCCTGCTCTGGTTGCTGTGAAGGATGGGATGATCAGCGGATATATCCGCTGTATCACGGATAAAGTCATCACGCTTCTCGTTGCCGAACTGCTGGTAGCTGACAGCCTGCGCGGGCAAGGTGTCGGCGGCAGGCTCCTTCAAGAAGCTCATGATCTGTTCCCTTCTACACGCATGGAGATGCTGGCAACCAGTACGTCAAAATCGTACTACGAACAAAAGAAATTCCGCCCCTTCTATGGGTTCCGCAAGACGTATGCCGAGTAA
- the nadD gene encoding nicotinate (nicotinamide) nucleotide adenylyltransferase: MGKIGIYGSSFDPITNVHLWTASTVAHRCKLDKVIFLPCSSKRKDKKLNTTDEHRWQMVQMAIQDNDRYIADDYEMKQEAWNAYTEQTLKHFKEVYPDDEIYFIMGADLLEDIGAGKWGNSEELVRDNRFIVMARNGIDMLKVISRSPLLRNHDDGQTFHLIDKGLAMEISSTYIRDELAVGGEPRYLLPESCYRYIKEHRIYG, translated from the coding sequence ATGGGGAAAATCGGAATTTATGGTTCTTCCTTCGATCCGATTACCAATGTCCATTTATGGACCGCCAGCACGGTAGCCCATCGCTGCAAGCTGGATAAGGTGATCTTCCTGCCTTGCTCCAGTAAGCGGAAGGATAAAAAACTCAATACGACCGACGAACATCGTTGGCAAATGGTTCAGATGGCTATACAGGATAATGACCGTTATATTGCCGATGATTACGAAATGAAGCAAGAAGCCTGGAATGCGTATACCGAGCAGACACTGAAGCATTTCAAGGAAGTCTATCCAGATGATGAGATATATTTCATCATGGGTGCAGATCTGCTTGAGGATATCGGAGCAGGCAAATGGGGAAATAGCGAAGAACTGGTGCGTGATAATCGATTCATCGTCATGGCCCGTAACGGTATTGATATGCTGAAAGTCATCAGTCGTTCACCGCTTTTGCGCAACCATGATGACGGCCAAACCTTTCATCTGATTGATAAAGGGCTGGCGATGGAAATCAGCTCCACTTATATCCGCGATGAGCTCGCTGTTGGAGGAGAGCCGAGATATTTGCTGCCGGAGAGCTGTTATCGGTATATCAAGGAGCATCGGATATATGGATGA
- a CDS encoding exonuclease domain-containing protein: MSIDFETANRYWSSACSVGVAVADETGVMEEWYTLINPLMDFEDQNIQVHGILPRDVEDAPTFKEIWPKLSSYLAGNVVIAHNASFDMGVIRKAAARFGLEMPDFDYLCTRIIGKKVWPDMENHRLNTLAASKDISFAHHNAMEDARVAANIFLHAMADSGAQSIEELTKVLKVKQKSIHDTSSSGSRSRYGDIKPQTDQFDPAHPFYRKQVMFTGTMKSLKRKDAIQKLVNVGGVHTDRMDASTRYLVVGARDYEKFAAGKKTSKLVQAERMIENGRPLRIISEEKFLSLV; the protein is encoded by the coding sequence GTGAGTATAGATTTCGAGACGGCGAATCGGTATTGGTCCAGTGCTTGTTCGGTCGGTGTTGCTGTAGCGGATGAGACAGGTGTGATGGAGGAATGGTACACACTGATCAACCCGCTGATGGATTTTGAAGATCAGAACATCCAGGTGCATGGGATTCTTCCGCGTGATGTGGAGGATGCGCCGACGTTCAAGGAAATCTGGCCCAAGCTGAGCAGCTATCTGGCCGGCAATGTCGTCATTGCGCATAATGCCAGCTTTGATATGGGTGTGATTCGCAAGGCTGCGGCACGTTTTGGATTGGAGATGCCGGATTTTGATTATCTTTGTACGCGGATCATCGGCAAGAAGGTGTGGCCGGATATGGAGAACCATCGGCTGAATACCTTGGCTGCCAGCAAGGATATCAGCTTTGCGCACCATAATGCCATGGAGGATGCACGAGTGGCAGCGAATATCTTCCTTCATGCGATGGCTGATTCAGGTGCACAGAGTATCGAGGAGCTGACCAAAGTATTGAAGGTGAAGCAAAAAAGCATCCATGATACAAGCTCCTCTGGCAGCAGGTCACGATATGGGGATATCAAGCCTCAGACGGATCAATTCGATCCGGCCCATCCGTTCTACCGGAAGCAGGTGATGTTCACCGGGACGATGAAAAGCTTGAAACGGAAGGATGCGATCCAAAAGCTGGTCAATGTAGGCGGCGTGCATACAGACAGGATGGATGCGTCTACACGGTATCTCGTTGTCGGAGCAAGGGATTATGAGAAGTTCGCTGCTGGCAAGAAAACGAGCAAGCTTGTGCAAGCGGAGCGGATGATTGAGAATGGGAGACCATTGCGAATCATATCAGAGGAAAAGTTCCTATCATTGGTATAA
- a CDS encoding NUDIX hydrolase, with translation MKSNKEVKHYDVSRYRTPDGYTSDIAVFTITSEKTKAYAPPKMELKLMLIKRAELDTEGDPNIEAGKWALPGGFVAPEETALEAASRELKEETGIEHIHLAHFGVYDQPGRDPRGWIISNAHYAIVPEHALCDRRASDDAADVELFSLEELEWDLLAFDHSAIIRDAVAHISRDLLQTTVAKQFLPEAFTYSELQAVLLTVTDDKAIRNEQAFARKIKSLPFIEAVEGQKTQRTSKLPTQLYRFVDAEIKQSIYTARH, from the coding sequence TTGAAGTCGAATAAAGAAGTGAAACACTATGATGTCAGCCGCTATCGCACACCTGATGGTTATACCTCGGACATAGCCGTATTTACGATTACATCGGAAAAAACGAAAGCATATGCCCCGCCCAAGATGGAGCTAAAGCTGATGCTCATTAAGCGAGCGGAGCTTGATACGGAGGGGGATCCCAATATCGAAGCAGGTAAATGGGCATTGCCAGGAGGATTCGTGGCACCGGAAGAAACTGCCCTTGAGGCAGCCAGCCGTGAATTGAAAGAAGAGACGGGTATAGAGCACATTCATCTGGCGCATTTCGGTGTTTATGATCAGCCCGGACGGGATCCGCGCGGATGGATCATTTCGAATGCACATTATGCCATTGTGCCGGAGCATGCATTATGTGACAGAAGAGCGAGTGATGATGCTGCCGATGTGGAATTGTTTTCATTAGAGGAACTCGAGTGGGATCTGTTGGCATTCGATCATTCAGCCATCATTCGTGATGCCGTCGCTCATATCTCGCGGGATTTATTGCAAACTACAGTTGCAAAGCAATTCCTGCCGGAGGCATTCACCTACTCGGAGCTGCAGGCTGTCCTGCTTACCGTCACCGATGACAAGGCAATCCGGAATGAACAGGCGTTTGCACGTAAAATCAAGTCACTGCCTTTCATTGAAGCAGTCGAAGGCCAAAAGACACAGCGTACCTCCAAGCTTCCGACACAGCTTTATCGTTTCGTGGATGCAGAAATAAAGCAATCGATTTATACAGCCCGTCATTAA
- a CDS encoding ComEC/Rec2 family competence protein, translated as MKKWVCLSCLCLMLVFPVNTAAESGSGIWDYIFSQTEEAGKLQVHFLDVGQGDSMLIQTPSHYNILVDGGDREAGEKVMEELLAKGVEKIDLLVATHPDIDHIGGLLPILEELEVKHVLDSGKLYTTRTYQRYTEILAEKQIPVTIAKEGHYLSIDPLISLQILNANHTKATNNQASIVLRLTYRTVDFLLMSDAEAQQEYRMRHNFEVESEVYKVAHHGSRTSNTLAFLKKVKPDYAVVSYGKDNELGHPTKEVVRNLRKTGAVLYATAKGGTISIETNGLSCRITSEKPDPIYRAK; from the coding sequence ATGAAGAAATGGGTATGTTTGAGTTGTCTCTGCCTGATGCTTGTTTTTCCTGTCAATACTGCTGCAGAAAGCGGGAGTGGTATTTGGGACTATATATTTTCGCAAACGGAAGAAGCAGGCAAGCTCCAAGTTCATTTCCTCGATGTCGGGCAAGGTGACAGCATGCTGATACAAACGCCATCACATTATAATATACTCGTAGATGGAGGGGATAGGGAAGCCGGGGAGAAAGTGATGGAAGAGCTTTTGGCCAAGGGAGTGGAAAAGATAGATCTCCTGGTGGCGACGCATCCGGATATCGATCATATCGGCGGACTCCTTCCAATACTTGAAGAGCTGGAAGTAAAGCATGTCCTGGATAGCGGGAAATTATATACGACCAGAACGTATCAGCGATACACGGAGATCCTGGCAGAAAAACAAATACCGGTGACCATCGCCAAAGAAGGCCATTATTTATCCATAGATCCGCTTATTTCCTTGCAAATATTAAACGCCAATCATACGAAGGCGACAAATAATCAAGCGTCCATCGTATTGCGGCTTACGTATCGGACAGTCGATTTCCTGCTTATGAGTGATGCGGAAGCGCAGCAGGAATATAGGATGAGACATAATTTTGAAGTGGAATCGGAGGTTTATAAGGTTGCACATCACGGCTCCCGCACGAGTAATACACTCGCTTTCCTGAAAAAAGTGAAGCCTGATTACGCTGTGGTTTCCTATGGGAAGGATAATGAATTGGGGCATCCGACAAAAGAGGTTGTACGTAATTTGCGAAAGACTGGCGCTGTGCTCTATGCAACGGCCAAAGGCGGGACAATCAGTATTGAAACGAATGGTCTGTCTTGTCGGATCACCAGTGAAAAGCCCGATCCGATTTATCGGGCCAAATGA
- a CDS encoding alanine/glycine:cation symporter family protein encodes MDILLKIIQSASDFMWTYIMMGLLLLVGLYFTLRLKLATFTQIPHMFKLIGEKSADGKGVSSFQAFCISAAARVGTGNLAGVALAISVGGPGAVFWMWLMAFLGAASGFIEATLAQIYKTRDGEASFRGGPAYYMEKALGQRWLGVTFAVIITLTFGLAFNSVQANTIVSAFHSSFGISKELLAVVMTVVSALIIFGGTKVIVKVSEIIVPVMAGGYILLAIGIIIFHITDIPHAFMIIFQDAFGIREIAGGAVGTAMMQGIKRGMFSNEAGMGSAPQAAATANVSHPVKQGFIQSFGVYVDTFGVCTATAFIVILSGLYTSTESDGIVLTQDALSSLVGSWAGIFIALIVLLFAFSSVVGNYFYGESNINFIKPSKTWLFIYRVAVVAMVAVGSVASLDFVWGVADLFMAIMAFINLIAIVLLGRIAFRALKDYMTQKRAGKNPQFYADSVAGIPNVDEDVWAKQADKSRVSS; translated from the coding sequence ATGGATATATTATTAAAAATAATACAGTCCGCGAGCGATTTTATGTGGACTTATATCATGATGGGGTTATTGCTCCTTGTCGGTCTCTATTTTACCCTTCGGCTTAAATTGGCGACATTCACGCAAATACCGCATATGTTTAAACTGATCGGTGAAAAGTCTGCTGATGGGAAAGGAGTCAGTTCGTTCCAGGCCTTCTGTATCAGTGCAGCTGCCCGGGTAGGTACTGGCAACCTGGCAGGTGTGGCACTGGCAATCTCTGTCGGCGGTCCGGGCGCAGTATTCTGGATGTGGCTGATGGCCTTCCTGGGTGCAGCTTCCGGGTTCATCGAGGCAACACTGGCGCAGATCTATAAGACACGTGACGGTGAAGCTTCCTTCCGGGGAGGGCCGGCTTACTATATGGAGAAAGCCCTGGGACAGCGCTGGTTGGGAGTCACTTTTGCTGTGATCATTACGTTGACATTCGGTCTTGCCTTTAATTCCGTCCAGGCCAATACGATCGTAAGTGCATTCCACAGTTCTTTCGGTATCAGCAAAGAATTGCTGGCGGTCGTTATGACAGTCGTCAGTGCACTTATCATCTTCGGGGGAACCAAGGTGATTGTCAAAGTATCCGAAATCATCGTGCCGGTGATGGCAGGGGGATATATCCTGCTGGCGATCGGTATCATCATCTTCCATATCACAGATATTCCGCATGCATTCATGATTATTTTCCAGGATGCTTTCGGCATCAGGGAAATTGCTGGCGGAGCTGTCGGTACTGCTATGATGCAAGGTATCAAACGAGGCATGTTCTCCAATGAAGCCGGTATGGGTAGTGCGCCGCAAGCTGCGGCTACTGCCAATGTATCCCATCCGGTGAAACAAGGCTTCATCCAATCATTTGGGGTATATGTCGATACATTTGGTGTCTGTACAGCTACTGCATTTATCGTCATTCTTTCTGGTCTCTATACAAGTACGGAATCTGATGGAATCGTACTGACACAGGATGCGTTGAGTTCACTTGTGGGATCATGGGCAGGAATCTTCATCGCTTTGATCGTCCTCTTGTTTGCCTTCTCATCTGTAGTCGGTAACTATTTCTATGGGGAGTCGAACATCAATTTCATCAAGCCTAGCAAAACATGGCTGTTCATCTATCGCGTCGCAGTAGTTGCGATGGTTGCAGTCGGTTCCGTGGCAAGCCTTGATTTTGTGTGGGGAGTGGCCGATCTCTTCATGGCAATCATGGCATTCATCAACTTGATCGCCATTGTGCTGCTTGGAAGAATCGCTTTCCGTGCTTTGAAAGATTATATGACCCAAAAGCGGGCTGGGAAAAACCCACAATTCTATGCAGACAGCGTAGCGGGAATCCCGAATGTTGACGAAGATGTTTGGGCAAAGCAAGCTGACAAATCAAGGGTATCCTCTTAA